The window GACTTGTGCTTCCGACACATCACTGGTATTAAAAACCCGGCTGTTTTCCATGGACCAATTTACAGGATTGTAAGGATGGACATTTGTCACATCTGTTTCATAGACTTTAGACGCAACAAACAAATCGTTTTCTTCATCAGGCACCTTGACAATGAAGCCTTTATCCTGGGCAACATACCGACGCAACCACCTGCGGTATTCTGGATGATCCCCGGTGAGCACCAGCATCTTTAAACCGGCATGGGAGCGTACCTGGAAAGAGTGGTAAATCATGGGACTTTTGGCATCGTTATCCTGGCTTTCCATGTAGTTTTCTTCAACATATTCAACCATGAAATCCCTGGCCTGACAGGGCAGGGCCGTGGCGATCAAGACAAATATCAGGATAAAATAAGGTGCCATAGGTGCTTTTCCTATTTTTTTTGTGAGTCACGATAATAACACTATCGGCATGCCAACCTCACTAACTTAAGCGTTGGTGGTAAGAAACCGGAAAAACCGGGACAAATTTTACAACAGAGTCCTGGACACAACGAACAGCAGGCCGTAAAGAATGGTTAAAAACAGTACAAGCTTTCTGCGATCTGTTCTGCGCCGACCCCGGTATCGTGAAAGCAAAAGCCCTGCAGCATTGATCACGGTCCCTGCACCAAGAATATCAACAAGGAAGCGGACATAGTGCAGGTCCCAGTAACGCCTTAAATGCAGATGGTAGAATCGGTCAAAAAAGGTTTCAAATTCGGGCTTGGCCCTGTGAAAAATAAGAATGGCCGCAATCAATCCTGCACAGGCAGCAATATTCATCCAGATAAAAACTGACCCAAAAAAATCTGTGGACTTTCGCCTGTCTGGTTGTTCATTCATTTCTGCCATTTAAAAACCTGTCAATGACGCTGTTGATAATTATGAACTGATACATCGCTTCAACTAGTACCTGGCAGAAAATAACAGATCAGCCCTTTATGTGGGCATTGGCTTTGAACCTGCGTGTGATCATTTCAATGACCTCTTCGGCACTGGTCTCTATGGGTTTATTGCTCACATTGATCATGGAAAAGCCTTTGGTAATATAATATCTCTGGGCGTTTTCGATCTCCTTTTCGATCTCCTCCCTGCCGGAATAGGCATAGATATCCTTTGCCCCAAGGCTCTCCTGACGCATTTTCCTGTGCGCCTGAAGCTGTTCCGGGTTGATGTTCAATGCAAACACCCGGCGCCGGTCCACAAGGCCCAGGCTCTGGGGCATGGGAACACCCGGAACAAAAGGAATGTTGGCCACTTTCCACCCCAAAACGCTCATGTACATTGACAACGGTGTTTTCCCGGCCCTGGACAGACCTATCAATACAATTTCAGCCTCGTTTAAACTCTCGGGATTCAAACCGTCATCATGGGCAAGAGCAAAATCAATGGCAGAAACCTGTTCTAAATTCACCAGGTGAATCTCTCTGTAAAGCCCTGGGATCTCCAGGGGCGGACGGTCAAGAAACGTTTCTATTTTTGAAATAATGGGGCCCATCAGATCAATGGTGACAATATGATTCTCCATGCCTTTGCGTGTAAGATACCGGCGAAGATTCGAATCAACAATGGTATGAACAATGATGCTTTCGATATCCTTGACCTTGTCGATGAGATCATCGACCTGGCTTTCCGTGCGTATCCGTGGAACTTTTACAACGCTGATATCGGCATCAGGAAACTGAACAAGGGTGGATTCCACAAGGTGAAACGCATTGACCCCCTCGCCGCAGGAGGCGATGTATATCATCTGAAATTTGCCGGTGGCAAGTGTGGCTTTCATATCATAAGGCCTTTATATTTTAAGTTATAACTCTGCAATACATAAACCTGGGACAAGAGTCAATTCTCCACTTTGTTAAGTGCCTTTTTTCTTCTACGCTGTTTTTGCTTTTTCATCCGGGCTATTTTCAGGGCCTTGGCATCGGGCACTCCGGATTTTAGCTGTTCGATTTTCTCCACCAGATATCTCAGAGCCATAAACCGGTTCAAATGCTGGGATCTGTGTTTCCCGAATTTTACGCTTACACTGGTGGGCAGATGGGTTAAAAATACGGCAGATGCGGATTTATTGAGCTTTTGGCCGCCACGGCCCGAGGATTTTATAAATTTCTCCAGGATATCTTTTTTATAAATCCCCAACTCATTCATTTTCTTTTCAAGAGCTCTTATTTTTTCTATATCAGGACCAGGCATCGGGGCTCAACAGCTCATTTTGGTTTAAATAACAGAATGTGCAGGTTTTAGAATGCGTTGAATTTTATCAGAAATCTCTTTTATGGAAAGCGGCTTGGACAACACGGCCTTTATACCGATTCTTTTCATCATATCCAAAGTAATGTCATTGCTGAAACCTGTGCAAAAAAATATTGGAATATCCCGGTGAATTGCCCTTATATGTTTCGCCAGACAATCGCCATTCATGGGCGGCATATACATATCCGTAATCACAAGGTCATAGGCCGTTGATTCTTTTTCAAAATGAGCCAGGGCAGTCAAAGGATCAGCCATGAGCGTGGCGTGACACCCCAGGCGGTCCAGCATGGATTTTGCCACTTTGAGAATAAGCTCCTCATCATCCACAAAAAGAACATTGATGCGCTCTTCACTATCGGTAACCTCATTGCCCGCCAGCGTATGAATCTTTGGGGTGCAGCATTTTTGTGAATGATATGGGAAATATATTCTGAATTCACTTCCCTTGCCCAACCGGCTGCTCACCCGGATGCTGCCCCTCATCTCCTTGACAGCACCATAAACAACAGCCAGTCCCATGCCGGTTCCCTTTTCACTGCCCTTGGTGGTAAAAAACGGTTCAAAGATATGCTTCATCACCTGGGTTGACATGCCGGCACCTGTGTCTGAGACACTTAAGCAAATATAATTTCCCGGCTTGACACCGTCGTTGGTATCGGCGTCATGGACATGTACAGGCATCAAAGAAATCTTTATTACGCCGTGTGTTTTGCCCACAGCATGTATGCCATTGCTGACCAGGTTCAATATAATCTGGTGTATTTGGGTTGAATCCCCAAGAATGGAAGGACAATTTGGGTCCACAACTTTTTTTATGGAAATATTGCTCGGAATACCGTACCTCATCAGTTTGAGAACAGTGTCTATACTATTTTGTATCTGTAACGGATGTCTTTCGATTTTCTTGTGGCGGTAAAAGCTCTGGACCTGATGCACAAGGTCCTTGGCCTGAAGGGCGCTTTCATAAATCTGTTCAAGCATCTCTATTGTTGCATCACTATGAACCGATCTGCCAAGAAGCATAAGTTCCGTATTCCCCAGGATGGGAAGCAGCATATTATTAAGATCATGAACCATGCCGCCTGTCAGGGTACCAAGGGATTCGACTTTCTGGATCCGGGCAATTTTTTCATTAATCTTAATTTCATTGGAAATATCACGCTGCACACACACATAATTGGTAATGTCACCATTTTCATCTTTGACTGACGAGATGGTCATGTCCGCAGTATATAATGCACCATCTCTTTTTTTGTTGACCATACTGCCGCTCCACATGCGTCCGGAACTTATGGCGGCCCACAGGTTAATATAAAACTGCCTGTCGTGTTTATGGCTCCTGAGCATGCGCAGATCCATACCGATGCAGTCCGGCCGGCAATACCCGGTCTGATGCTCAAATGCCAAGTTAACATACTCAATGATCCCCTCGGAATTTGTAATAAAAATTGCCTGGGGGGACTGTTCCATGGCAGCAAGAAGCAGCTCTCTCTCTTTTTGAGATTGTTCTTTTTCTGCAACATTTCTTTTCTGGGTGGTGATATCCTGAACGGTGACGGTCCTGCCTTTTGAAAAATCAATTTCATCAATGAGGCCATAGGTAAGGCTGACGTCAATCATTCGGCCGTCTTTGGTCCGCCACTTGGCTTCAATGCTTTTACGGCCATACAGGACATCATGGTGGGCTTTCTGGCTTATAATGTCCCGGTACGACACCTCATCAGGAAAAAACATTCTTGTATCAGAGCCTGTCAACTCCGCCATGGAGTAGCCGGTTATTTCACATAAGCACCTGTTTGCACGGACAATCTTCTGATCAATCAATACGGCTAAGCCTATGGGCGCGGTTTTAAAAATACATTCAATGTTACGGAAATCTTTAAGTTTGGCAATGTCTTGTTTTAAAGTGACATTTTCAAACTCAAGCGCTTGAATTTTTTCTTCTAAATTTCTATATGACTCTCTTTGAGACAT is drawn from uncultured Desulfobacter sp. and contains these coding sequences:
- a CDS encoding PAS domain S-box protein — encoded protein: MSQRESYRNLEEKIQALEFENVTLKQDIAKLKDFRNIECIFKTAPIGLAVLIDQKIVRANRCLCEITGYSMAELTGSDTRMFFPDEVSYRDIISQKAHHDVLYGRKSIEAKWRTKDGRMIDVSLTYGLIDEIDFSKGRTVTVQDITTQKRNVAEKEQSQKERELLLAAMEQSPQAIFITNSEGIIEYVNLAFEHQTGYCRPDCIGMDLRMLRSHKHDRQFYINLWAAISSGRMWSGSMVNKKRDGALYTADMTISSVKDENGDITNYVCVQRDISNEIKINEKIARIQKVESLGTLTGGMVHDLNNMLLPILGNTELMLLGRSVHSDATIEMLEQIYESALQAKDLVHQVQSFYRHKKIERHPLQIQNSIDTVLKLMRYGIPSNISIKKVVDPNCPSILGDSTQIHQIILNLVSNGIHAVGKTHGVIKISLMPVHVHDADTNDGVKPGNYICLSVSDTGAGMSTQVMKHIFEPFFTTKGSEKGTGMGLAVVYGAVKEMRGSIRVSSRLGKGSEFRIYFPYHSQKCCTPKIHTLAGNEVTDSEERINVLFVDDEELILKVAKSMLDRLGCHATLMADPLTALAHFEKESTAYDLVITDMYMPPMNGDCLAKHIRAIHRDIPIFFCTGFSNDITLDMMKRIGIKAVLSKPLSIKEISDKIQRILKPAHSVI
- a CDS encoding peptide chain release factor-like protein, whose protein sequence is MPGPDIEKIRALEKKMNELGIYKKDILEKFIKSSGRGGQKLNKSASAVFLTHLPTSVSVKFGKHRSQHLNRFMALRYLVEKIEQLKSGVPDAKALKIARMKKQKQRRRKKALNKVEN
- a CDS encoding pyruvate, water dikinase regulatory protein, translating into MKATLATGKFQMIYIASCGEGVNAFHLVESTLVQFPDADISVVKVPRIRTESQVDDLIDKVKDIESIIVHTIVDSNLRRYLTRKGMENHIVTIDLMGPIISKIETFLDRPPLEIPGLYREIHLVNLEQVSAIDFALAHDDGLNPESLNEAEIVLIGLSRAGKTPLSMYMSVLGWKVANIPFVPGVPMPQSLGLVDRRRVFALNINPEQLQAHRKMRQESLGAKDIYAYSGREEIEKEIENAQRYYITKGFSMINVSNKPIETSAEEVIEMITRRFKANAHIKG